The following proteins are encoded in a genomic region of Fibrobacter sp. UWH6:
- a CDS encoding helix-turn-helix domain-containing protein, with translation MVKYTPFSDEAVLVEFGKRIAGYRLNNNWTQAELANRAGVSKSTVEHIEKGQSTQLLNMVKILRALGLLNQFISIVPELGPSPMELLMQSKNQQKNKRKRASKPRNNTQRQASSFDSPNDFSETSIAAESKSKWVWDEDK, from the coding sequence ATGGTCAAGTACACACCCTTTTCTGACGAAGCAGTCCTTGTTGAATTCGGCAAACGCATTGCAGGCTACAGGCTCAACAACAACTGGACACAGGCGGAGCTCGCTAACAGGGCGGGCGTCAGCAAAAGCACCGTGGAGCACATCGAAAAAGGGCAATCCACCCAACTTCTGAACATGGTAAAAATTCTGCGCGCACTGGGGCTTTTGAACCAGTTTATCAGCATTGTTCCTGAGCTTGGCCCGAGCCCCATGGAACTTCTGATGCAGTCCAAGAACCAGCAAAAGAACAAGCGCAAGCGTGCCTCCAAACCAAGAAACAATACGCAGAGGCAGGCAAGTTCTTTCGACAGTCCAAATGATTTTTCTGAAACAAGTATCGCCGCCGAATCTAAGTCCAAATGGGTTTGGGACGAAGACAAGTAA